A DNA window from Betta splendens chromosome 6, fBetSpl5.4, whole genome shotgun sequence contains the following coding sequences:
- the tead1a gene encoding transcriptional enhancer factor TEF-1a yields MERSNWSGSESPGEDLDRLSDSGGDKTMDGDPEGVWSPDIEQSFQEALAIYPPCGRRKIILSDEGKMYGRNELIARYIKLRTGKTRTRKQVSSHIQVLARRKSREFQSKLKDQNAKEKALQSISSMSSAQIVSATAIHSKLLPGIVRSSFPGNAQLWQGIIPGGQSSSNTEDIKPFSQQAYSVQTAGTTTISDYEPPASAQTHREPAWQGRSIGTTKLRLVEFSSFLETQRDQEAYNKHLFVHISQSNPSYSDPVLECVDIRQIYDKFPEKKGGLKDLFSKGPQNAFYLIKFWADLNYNVQDDPAAFYGVTSQYESSENMTITCSTKVCSFGKQVVEKVETEYARFENGRFVYRISRSPMCEYMINFIHKLKHLPEKYMMNSVLENFTILLVVSNRDTQETLLCMACVFEVSNNEHGAQHHIYRLIKE; encoded by the exons ATGGAGCGCAGTAACTGGAGTGGCAGTGAGAGTCCGGGGGAGGACCTCGACAGACTGAGTGACTCTGGAGGAGACAAGACCATGGACGGGGATCCAGAGGGGGTCTGGAGCCCTGACATTGAGCAGAGCTTCCAGGAGGCCCTAGCTATCTACCCGCCCTGTGGAAGGAGGAAGATCATCCTGTCGGATGAGGGGAAGATGTACG GGCGAAATGAGCTGATTGCCAGATACATTAAGCTCAGAACAGGAAAGACGCGGACAAGGAAGCAG GTATCTAGTCACATCCAGGTCTTAGCAAGAAGAAAATCACGGGAGTTTCAGTCTAAACTGAAG GACCAGAATGCCAAGGAGAAAGCACTGCAGAGCATCTCCTCCATGTCCTCGGCTCAGATCGTCTCAGCTACCGCCATACACAGCAAGCTGCTGCCTGGAATAGTACGATCCAGCTTCCCTGGCAATGCACAg CTGTGGCAGGGCATCATTCCTGGTGGACAGTCCAGCTCCAACACAGAAGA TATCAAGCCGTTCTCACAGCAAGCCTACTCAGTGCAGACAGCAGGGACCACCACAATCTCAG ACTATGAGCCTCCCGCTTCAgcccaaacacacagagagcCGGCATGGCAGGGTCGCTCCATCGGCACCACCAAGCTACGACTGGTGGAGTTTTCATCGTTtctggagacacagagggaCCAGGAGGCG TACAACAAGCACCTGTTTGTACACATCAGCCAGAGCAACCCAAGCTACAGCGACCCAGTCCTGGAGTGTGTGGACATCCGACAGATCTATGACAAGTTTCCAGAGAAGAAAGGTGGACTCAAGGACCTGTTCAGCAAAGGCCCACAAAACGCTTTCTACCTGATCAAGTTCTGG GCGGACCTAAACTACAACGTGCAAGACGACCCGGCAGCGTTCTATGGTGTGACCAGCCAGTACGAGAGCTcagagaacatgaccatcaccTGCTCCACCAAAGTGTGCTCCTTTGGGAAGCAGGtggtggagaaggtggag ACAGAGTACGCTAGGTTTGAAAACGGGCGTTTTGTCTACAGAATCAGTCGTTCGCCCATGTGTGAATACATGATCAACTTCAtccacaaactcaaacacctgCCTGAGAAATACATGATGAACAGCGTGCTGGAGAACTTCACAATACTGCTG gttgTGAGCAACAGAGACACTCAGGAGACCTTGCTCTGTATGGCGTGTGTGTTCGAGGTGTCCAACAATGAGCATGGAGCACAGCACCACATTTATCGACTCATCAAGGAATAA
- the rassf10a gene encoding ras association domain-containing protein 10 — protein MEPDGAKLSVWVCREEKLVSGLTKRTTCADVAKVLLDDQNLRQGAAAAMLSGCPQSYCVVEKWRGFERILPNKTKILRLWSAWGDEQENVRFVLVKNEASLPNNGPRSAEARVVQSRDSGPGGVLKGPGRTCWSAANLSQEKQRRVVRKAFRKLDKMNRKKEQTACKDGSSVDKMETLVHLVISQDHTIRQQIQRIRELDREIERYEAKVHFERIQRHGANYVQDTYMVESSSDASAQPHCTAEALAQYEEYARQCEEVVQLQEELTERQALVESITGTIQEELNRRWMERRREENEAEERDADSVVEDMCLVASAPPVQPDVGSLSQQELCLEEERLKTQLDTSLYIGLRLKTDLDAIRGDLDLSLALWGTKERELLELLAKVESMEIEEVNKKVTSDGEGDLSAISTKAEPESSVKSSGWVEQARGLSKSCNTNDEDSDTGLSSMHSQDSDNPPVCESLV, from the coding sequence ATGGAGCCGGACGGGGCGAAGCTCTCCGTGTGGGTGTGTCGGGAGGAGAAGCTCGTGTCCGGGCTCACGAAGCGAACCACCTGCGCCGACGTCGCAAAGGTTCTGCTGGACGACCAGAACCTGCGCCAGGGCGCCGCGGCCGCGATGCTGTCAGGTTGTCCCCAGTCCTACTGCGTGGTGGAGAAATGGAGGGGCTTCGAGAGGATTTTACCCAACAAAACCAAAATCCTGCGCCTTTGGAGCGCGTGGGGAGACGAGCAGGAGAACGTCCGCTTTGTCCTGGTCAAAAACGAGGCTTCGCTCCCGAACAACGGGCCCCGCAGCGCCGAGGCCCGCGTGGTCCAGAGCAGAGACAGCGGTCCCGGGGGCGTGCTCAAGGGCCCCGGCAGGACCTGCTGGAGCGCCGCCAACCTGTCCCAGGAGAAACAAAGACGCGTAGTCAGAAAGGCCTTCCGAAAGCTGGACAAGATgaacaggaagaaggagcagacGGCGTGTAAAGACGGGAGCTCCGTGGATAAGATGGAGACCCTGGTCCACCTGGTGATCTCCCAGGATCACACCATCCGCCAGCAGATCCAACGGATCAGGGAGCTGGACCGGGAGATCGAGCGCTACGAGGCCAAAGTGCACTTTGAGCGCATCCAGAGGCACGGGGCCAACTATGTGCAGGACACGTACATGGTGGAGAGCTCGTCCGACGCGTCTGCGCAGCCGCACTGCACCGCAGAGGCTCTGGCACAGTATGAGGAATACGCGCGCCAGTGCGAGGAGGTggtccagctgcaggaggagctgacgGAGCGCCAGGCGCTGGTGGAGAGCATCACTGGCACGATCCAGGAGGAGCTCAACCGGCGATGGATGGaaaggaggcgggaggagaatGAGGCCGAGGAGAGGGACGCGGACAGCGTGGTGGAGGATATGTGCCTTGTTGCATCTGCGCCACCTGTTCAGCCAGATGTTGGGAGTCTGTCGCAACAGGAGCTCTGTTTGGAGGAGGAAAGGCTCAAAACCCAACTGGACACCAGTCTGTACATCGGCCTGAGGCTCAAGACCGACCTGGATGCCATAAGGGGGGACTTGGACCTAAGCCTGGCTCTCTGGGGAACCAAGGAAAGAGAACTGCTGGAACTGCTGGCCAAAGTTGAGTCAATGGAGATAGAGGAGGTGAATAAGAAAGTGACCAGTGACGGGGAAGGAGATCTGAGTGCAATTAGCACAAAGGCTGAGCCTGAGTCATCTGTAAAAAGCAGTGGGTGGGTGGAGCAGGCCAGAGGTCTATCCAAGTCCTGCAACACAAATGACGAGGACTCTGACACAGGTCTAAGCTCCATGCACAGCCAGGACTCCGACAACCCACCCGTGTGTGAGTCACTGGTATAG